One Turneriella parva DSM 21527 genomic region harbors:
- a CDS encoding sodium:solute symporter family transporter codes for MQPLDYTVLAAYFLLLQLVGFAVSRRKSSASDFLSGSHSLPWWVVSASIVAAETSSLTFISIPGLAYTGNLTFMQLAFGFVVGRIVVAFVLLPAYFKGNIETVYAFLEQRFSVSMRRLAAVLFQITRLLSTGVRLYATALPLSLISGWSITTSILVFTVITLPYTFFGGLRAAMWVEFIQTGVYLLGAFAAVMVLHFSGVPLLSVPTEKFQFIATGFENGWQSFFTQPFHLAAGIVGGALLAISSHGTDQLIVQKSLACRNLKDSQKAMITSGILVDLQFLLFLIIGVWLFAFFQGAAFATPDAVFPSFIVKHLPAGLTGLVLAAIFATGQSTLSATLSSLASSTMLDLLPHFGKAEPNTAVIEKKRLRLSRALTLLWAAAIVLIALLFTDQKSPVVVIALKLASILAGGIVGLYVLAFSRVDQVSALVGFLTSAISMALIAAFTPLAWTWFVPAGFCICLTAVGMAMLVLMVVKREKNVAG; via the coding sequence ATGCAACCCCTCGACTACACCGTACTCGCCGCCTACTTTTTGCTGCTGCAGCTCGTGGGCTTTGCGGTCAGCCGACGCAAGAGCAGCGCAAGTGATTTCTTGTCGGGCAGCCACTCATTGCCGTGGTGGGTCGTTTCTGCTTCGATCGTGGCCGCAGAAACGTCGAGCCTCACTTTTATTTCGATACCGGGGCTCGCGTACACGGGCAACCTCACTTTCATGCAGCTGGCGTTCGGGTTTGTCGTCGGCCGCATCGTTGTCGCTTTTGTCTTGTTGCCTGCATACTTCAAGGGCAACATTGAAACAGTCTACGCATTTCTCGAACAGCGCTTTAGCGTCAGCATGCGCCGCCTGGCCGCCGTGCTCTTTCAAATCACGCGCCTCTTGAGCACCGGCGTGCGCCTCTATGCGACTGCACTGCCGCTCAGCCTCATTAGTGGCTGGTCAATCACGACGTCGATTCTCGTGTTTACAGTCATCACCCTGCCCTATACTTTTTTCGGTGGACTCAGGGCTGCAATGTGGGTCGAATTCATTCAAACCGGCGTCTATCTGCTCGGCGCATTTGCCGCGGTCATGGTGCTGCATTTCAGCGGCGTGCCTCTTCTGTCAGTGCCCACAGAAAAATTCCAATTCATCGCGACCGGTTTTGAGAACGGCTGGCAATCCTTCTTTACGCAGCCTTTTCACCTTGCGGCCGGCATAGTCGGGGGTGCGCTGCTCGCGATCTCGTCGCACGGCACCGACCAGCTGATCGTGCAGAAATCTCTCGCCTGCCGTAACCTCAAAGACTCTCAGAAGGCGATGATCACGAGCGGCATTCTCGTCGACTTGCAGTTCTTGCTCTTCTTGATCATCGGCGTGTGGCTGTTCGCATTTTTTCAGGGGGCGGCGTTCGCGACGCCTGACGCGGTGTTTCCATCGTTTATCGTAAAGCATCTGCCAGCAGGCCTCACAGGTCTGGTGCTCGCGGCGATTTTCGCAACGGGCCAGTCGACGCTTTCGGCCACGCTGAGTTCGCTCGCCTCGTCGACGATGCTCGACCTGCTGCCCCATTTTGGTAAAGCCGAGCCCAACACCGCCGTTATCGAAAAGAAGCGCCTGCGGCTCTCGCGCGCGCTCACGCTGCTTTGGGCTGCGGCAATTGTTCTGATCGCACTGCTCTTTACCGACCAGAAGAGCCCCGTTGTGGTGATTGCGCTGAAGCTCGCGTCCATTCTCGCGGGTGGCATAGTTGGCCTCTACGTACTCGCGTTCTCGCGTGTAGACCAGGTTTCGGCTTTAGTAGGATTTCTCACCTCGGCGATCAGCATGGCGCTCATCGCAGCCTTCACGCCACTGGCATGGACATGGTTCGTACCTGCGGGATTCTGCATTTGCCTCACCGCGGTGGGCATGGCGATGCTTGTGCTCATGGTTGTGAAACGCGAAAAGAACGTAGCTGGATAA
- a CDS encoding IS91 family transposase has product MTGYAKNFETKFGKIDQWKIHEAKKLLTCGQFGRGFQWHECESCKVVLAVPFSCKSRLCLSCYRKRLFGWSIHLSKVLNPALLHFHVVFTMPGQLADLLFKRKINPRFLNLLSARVYAKRQRATAQVNENFKPGVLSTVHLAGNSLNFNPHVHTIATRDLVDPKTGEIKEVNFMPYQTIRYDWQRAVCRYLRRRQIISKDEYDFFLKKYAKGFHVYFQKISGESDDVIFKTAQYIAFGLFHNSQIENVDDERNTLTFRFKSHVDTQSREKTFSKMTMPIHEFMARMLFFLPDRHEKSIRYYGIYVRPAKTAAIEQAEKSSLWAEGIKSSFDAPNPTACPLCQRNMRTFAIFARDALRFEKRLRTKYFLADGYFFLKSTRAPP; this is encoded by the coding sequence TTGACCGGATATGCCAAGAATTTTGAAACGAAATTCGGCAAGATTGATCAATGGAAAATTCATGAAGCGAAGAAACTTTTGACCTGCGGCCAGTTCGGGCGAGGTTTTCAATGGCATGAATGCGAATCGTGCAAAGTCGTATTGGCGGTGCCTTTCTCGTGTAAAAGCCGGCTTTGCCTTTCGTGCTACCGAAAACGTCTCTTCGGCTGGTCAATTCACCTATCGAAGGTTTTAAACCCGGCGCTTTTGCACTTTCACGTAGTTTTCACCATGCCGGGTCAGCTCGCAGATTTGCTTTTCAAACGAAAAATCAACCCACGTTTTTTGAATCTTCTCAGCGCTAGGGTTTACGCGAAACGGCAACGTGCCACGGCACAGGTCAATGAAAATTTCAAGCCAGGTGTCTTGAGCACTGTTCATCTCGCTGGCAATAGTCTGAACTTCAACCCCCATGTTCACACCATCGCTACGCGCGATCTTGTAGACCCAAAGACGGGGGAGATCAAAGAAGTAAACTTCATGCCCTACCAGACCATACGGTATGACTGGCAGCGGGCAGTTTGTCGCTACCTGCGGCGACGACAGATCATCTCAAAGGATGAATATGATTTTTTCTTGAAAAAGTACGCAAAGGGATTTCACGTCTATTTTCAGAAAATCTCCGGCGAATCGGACGACGTGATATTTAAAACGGCGCAATACATTGCGTTTGGCCTCTTTCACAACAGTCAAATCGAAAACGTCGACGATGAAAGAAACACGCTCACTTTCAGGTTCAAGAGCCATGTAGACACTCAGAGCCGGGAGAAGACATTCAGTAAAATGACAATGCCTATTCATGAATTTATGGCCCGAATGCTTTTTTTTCTACCCGACCGGCATGAGAAATCGATACGCTATTACGGCATCTACGTGCGGCCGGCGAAAACCGCCGCTATCGAACAAGCGGAAAAATCGTCGCTGTGGGCAGAAGGGATAAAGTCATCATTCGATGCACCGAATCCGACGGCATGCCCACTTTGCCAGAGAAATATGCGCACATTCGCTATATTTGCGCGGGACGCGCTCCGTTTTGAAAAGCGCCTGAGAACGAAGTATTTTCTCGCCGACGGATATTTTTTCCTGAAGTCGACTAGAGCACCGCCTTAA
- a CDS encoding MGS domain protein, whose product MKITSMLLSVYHKDGLESILSPLRGMQIKLFATGGTAEYLISNGFPCTNIETNTGYGNIISGRVKSLHPKVFGGIVADRSAEHLADLETHDIPLMDCVVVDLYPFEATLKRTQNEEELLKKIDIGGVALIRAAAKHYRNVVVIPSRRQFSILQSILIDGGQFDYTIRKQLARVYKKLLPTKA is encoded by the coding sequence ATGAAAATTACGTCGATGTTGCTATCCGTATATCATAAAGATGGGTTGGAAAGTATCCTGTCGCCATTGCGGGGAATGCAGATCAAGTTATTCGCAACGGGTGGTACCGCAGAATATCTCATTTCAAACGGCTTCCCCTGTACAAATATCGAGACGAACACAGGATATGGAAATATTATCTCAGGACGGGTCAAATCTCTACATCCAAAAGTCTTCGGTGGTATTGTCGCGGACAGGTCGGCAGAACACCTCGCTGACCTGGAAACACACGATATCCCCCTCATGGACTGTGTCGTTGTCGATTTATACCCTTTTGAGGCAACCCTCAAGCGTACTCAGAATGAGGAAGAGCTCTTAAAAAAAATCGATATTGGCGGCGTTGCGCTCATAAGAGCAGCAGCCAAACATTACCGCAATGTGGTTGTAATTCCATCGCGTCGGCAATTTAGCATTCTGCAAAGCATTCTGATTGACGGAGGCCAGTTTGATTATACTATCCGAAAGCAATTAGCTCGAGTATATAAGAAATTGCTGCCCACTAAGGCCTGA
- a CDS encoding YjjG family noncanonical pyrimidine nucleotidase has product MEKYKIILFDADETLYDYKKNEATAFTLALRDKTELDPSKFAALYQAYVRINESLWKSYHNGEITKEKLLTDRFSILFHEFNLSGNSAEFGEYYLSLLGDQNFLMPDAEQVCARLSESCTLAIVTNGVSSVHKKRLNNSSINPYIAAIIVSGDFPEKKDFQKPNPVIFEYAHQLIDAGTPKEQILMIGDSLTSDVAGGIRYGIHTCWFNARQESNTTDFKPTYEINNLKELFPIAAEQT; this is encoded by the coding sequence ATGGAAAAATACAAAATAATCCTGTTCGATGCGGATGAGACCTTGTATGATTATAAAAAAAATGAAGCTACGGCATTTACACTGGCTTTACGAGATAAAACAGAATTGGATCCGAGTAAGTTTGCAGCGCTTTATCAAGCATATGTCAGAATTAATGAAAGCTTATGGAAGTCTTACCACAATGGTGAAATCACCAAGGAAAAGCTATTAACCGATCGATTTAGCATCCTGTTCCATGAATTTAATCTGTCGGGGAATAGCGCAGAATTTGGTGAGTATTATCTTTCGCTCTTGGGCGATCAAAATTTCCTAATGCCAGACGCTGAGCAGGTTTGTGCCAGATTATCGGAGTCATGTACCTTGGCGATCGTCACGAATGGGGTGTCGTCAGTTCACAAGAAGCGCCTGAACAATTCGAGCATCAATCCGTATATTGCTGCAATCATCGTTTCAGGGGATTTTCCGGAAAAGAAAGATTTTCAGAAACCGAATCCGGTGATCTTTGAATACGCACATCAGTTAATAGATGCCGGTACGCCAAAAGAACAGATATTGATGATTGGAGATAGCCTTACCAGCGATGTCGCGGGTGGAATACGATACGGCATTCATACCTGCTGGTTTAACGCAAGGCAAGAATCGAACACGACGGATTTCAAACCAACTTATGAGATAAATAATCTCAAAGAGCTTTTTCCGATCGCGGCAGAGCAAACATAA
- a CDS encoding ATP-binding protein, protein MRAFARLWYAYQNSGSRHFTSATDLKRNRILNMLFSMSFMGGIYIALIELAFAAVLLPRDYDRYIVYLPPFAIATLIYPLMVAVTVLIKNLTGSFQVTFLNNIFVNLFCFTLARFLGEKANMHLIILSQFLIIFLFYRYGSWWSISSHIALAVLGVTATLISYRVAAPLYPLPDDLADLPGYLCWIATFSMLVWYSVYNWREVHMTEKLLEDERDQTKELLNETIPILEKTEAKYRHLVDDSSDLIFQLDADINILSMNKTSQRVLSFLPDDMVGKSMLSYLASEEGDEPDLNVQLFAKNVNEVLKGHRSNRFRARFRHKHRSDGVELHVILQLAKFQGATEIMGHATEVEPEVTLQFLDQERGRYTLTNNILHADILAQRIADRISIHFTLQELNAVRTCFREIVINAIEHGNLGVTFEEKTHVIENGDFMEFLYERQRDARFASRRVRVFYSVSKTNLVLRVSDEGDGFDHKSFLARAQSDDSLLYLEHGRGITMARNAFDSVVFNEKGNQVTLTKTLRGPKKLT, encoded by the coding sequence ATGCGCGCATTCGCACGCCTCTGGTACGCGTATCAAAACTCAGGCAGTCGCCACTTCACGAGTGCGACAGATCTGAAGCGCAACCGTATCCTCAATATGCTCTTCTCAATGAGCTTCATGGGCGGCATTTATATTGCCCTCATCGAACTCGCATTTGCTGCCGTTTTGCTGCCGCGCGACTACGATCGCTATATTGTCTACCTGCCGCCCTTCGCCATTGCCACGCTGATTTATCCCCTGATGGTTGCGGTGACTGTACTCATTAAGAATCTCACGGGTTCGTTTCAGGTCACCTTTCTGAATAATATTTTTGTGAACCTGTTCTGTTTCACACTTGCCCGCTTTCTCGGCGAGAAGGCGAATATGCACCTCATTATTCTATCACAGTTTCTGATCATCTTTCTTTTCTACCGTTATGGCAGCTGGTGGTCGATCAGCAGCCATATTGCACTCGCAGTATTAGGAGTTACAGCGACATTAATCTCGTACCGTGTTGCAGCCCCGCTGTATCCCCTGCCCGATGATCTCGCCGATCTGCCGGGTTACCTCTGCTGGATAGCAACATTCTCGATGCTGGTTTGGTATTCTGTATACAACTGGCGTGAAGTGCACATGACTGAGAAGCTGCTCGAAGACGAGCGCGACCAGACCAAAGAACTGCTCAACGAAACGATTCCGATACTCGAAAAGACCGAAGCCAAATACCGCCACCTCGTCGACGATTCTTCAGACCTCATCTTTCAGCTCGATGCCGATATCAATATTCTCAGCATGAACAAGACGTCGCAGAGGGTCTTGAGCTTTCTTCCTGATGACATGGTTGGCAAGAGCATGCTCAGCTATCTCGCGAGCGAAGAAGGTGATGAGCCTGATCTCAACGTGCAGCTGTTCGCGAAGAACGTCAACGAGGTGCTCAAAGGGCATCGATCAAATAGGTTTCGCGCGCGCTTCAGGCATAAGCACCGCAGCGACGGCGTCGAGCTGCACGTGATTTTGCAGCTTGCAAAGTTTCAGGGCGCCACCGAGATCATGGGGCACGCGACCGAGGTTGAGCCTGAGGTGACACTTCAATTTCTCGACCAGGAGCGCGGTCGCTACACGTTAACGAATAACATCTTGCACGCCGATATTCTCGCACAGCGTATTGCCGACCGCATCTCAATCCACTTTACGCTGCAAGAGTTGAACGCCGTCAGAACTTGCTTTCGTGAGATCGTCATCAACGCAATCGAGCACGGCAACCTCGGTGTCACTTTTGAAGAAAAAACCCATGTTATCGAGAACGGCGACTTCATGGAGTTCTTGTATGAGAGGCAGCGCGATGCACGCTTCGCGTCGCGCCGGGTTCGGGTATTCTATTCGGTCAGCAAAACAAACCTGGTTCTGCGGGTTTCTGACGAGGGCGATGGGTTTGACCACAAATCGTTTCTCGCGCGCGCGCAAAGCGACGACAGCCTGCTCTATCTCGAACACGGTCGTGGTATTACTATGGCGAGAAATGCTTTTGATTCTGTCGTGTTCAATGAAAAGGGCAACCAGGTCACCTTAACTAAGACACTGCGTGGCCCGAAAAAGCTCACTTAA
- a CDS encoding adenylate/guanylate cyclase domain-containing protein: MPANEAARLEALKKLRILDTTRAVRYDMLTEVAASIGGMDIAMINLIDSHRQWTKSSKGLQVTEVPRSISFCTHTINEEAPVVVDDLTTDPRFQDSQFVIGDPNLRSYTGIQLKTQEGFAIGTLCLLDSNNKKPDAEQLKQLSRLAACAMDMIERDAVAAELANSAKKSILFESVLKTYMPLSTWANVEESVAKGEWVVQDEELPLAVLMTDARGFTRFSEAHTPEQVVAGINRYYDIIVTAIFENDGEINKFVGDAVLALFTDPDAAVRAALRIQKEVSALSQELPDDERLTFRFGIHYGDVIRCTVGNYLRKEQTVIGDVVNTASRLEKACPPGKVFVSSDAYDRLMHKLPFSQRYRLNPKGKTQTVRAYMLP, translated from the coding sequence ATGCCTGCCAATGAAGCGGCGCGGCTTGAAGCGCTGAAAAAGCTGCGCATTCTCGACACGACCCGGGCAGTGCGCTACGACATGCTGACAGAAGTGGCAGCGTCGATCGGCGGTATGGATATCGCCATGATAAATCTGATCGACAGCCACCGCCAGTGGACCAAATCGAGCAAGGGTCTGCAGGTCACCGAGGTGCCGCGTTCGATTTCATTCTGTACGCATACCATCAACGAAGAGGCGCCCGTGGTCGTTGACGACCTGACGACCGACCCCCGCTTTCAAGACAGCCAGTTTGTCATAGGCGACCCAAATCTCAGAAGCTACACGGGCATTCAGCTGAAAACACAAGAAGGCTTTGCCATCGGTACATTATGTCTCTTGGATAGCAACAACAAGAAGCCCGACGCAGAACAGCTCAAACAGCTCTCGCGACTCGCAGCTTGTGCCATGGACATGATCGAGCGCGACGCGGTTGCCGCAGAACTCGCTAACTCCGCCAAAAAATCGATACTCTTTGAGAGCGTGCTAAAAACTTACATGCCGCTTTCAACCTGGGCGAACGTCGAAGAATCTGTCGCTAAAGGCGAATGGGTGGTGCAAGATGAAGAGCTGCCGTTGGCAGTGCTGATGACAGACGCACGCGGCTTCACGCGCTTCAGCGAAGCGCATACACCAGAACAGGTCGTGGCAGGCATCAACCGCTATTACGACATCATCGTCACTGCGATTTTTGAGAACGACGGCGAGATCAACAAATTTGTCGGCGACGCAGTGCTCGCGCTCTTCACCGACCCCGATGCTGCCGTTCGCGCGGCCCTGCGCATACAAAAAGAGGTCTCTGCGCTTTCACAAGAGTTACCCGATGACGAAAGGCTGACCTTTCGTTTTGGCATACACTATGGCGATGTCATAAGATGCACTGTTGGCAACTATCTGCGCAAAGAGCAGACGGTAATCGGCGACGTCGTGAATACCGCTTCAAGGCTTGAAAAGGCCTGCCCACCGGGCAAAGTATTCGTTTCTTCAGATGCCTATGATCGGCTGATGCACAAGCTGCCATTCAGCCAGCGCTATCGTCTTAACCCGAAGGGCAAAACACAAACCGTACGGGCCTATATGCTACCCTGA